A window of Halobacillus naozhouensis genomic DNA:
AGCAATAAAGTATATAGGAGCTCCCCACGTTTGTAATCGTTTGATGTTTTTCGCAAGCTTCGTGCCGGAGACCCTGCGATCAGCCAGATCACCTCCGATGATGACTGCATCAACGTCTTTGATCTTAGCAAGGGTATGATCGTTTATCAAGCGATTATGGATGTCGGAAATAAAAAAGATTGTATAGGGCTCTTTAATAGAAACCTTGCAGCTGTGTATTCTTACCTCATCAGATTTAGCGGTGCGGAACATTTTTATAATAAGCCATAAACCTACAAGGAAAATCCCAGATAAATAGCGTATATGGATCACACCTTCCATGAATTATTATGACACAGTAAAGGTCGCCATGTGCTCACACACAGCGACCATTATTATACCTCTTTTACGTTAAGTATTCGAAAGCCCGTTTTTTCCAACTTTTTCGTGAACTGTTCAATATTGTCTCTTTTTTCTATTTTTAATACGATACGGCGGGCTAACTTATCCGTTTCATCAAAGGTGGCTAGTGAAATAACATTTTCATGATAACTTTTAATGATATCACCTAAACGCTCTATTCGGCCTTCTGACTCTTCAGAAGTAAAGGCAATTCGTATTCCTTTTTTCTTAGCTCCGAATGCACTCTCAAATTGTTCTATAACATCAAATCGAGTGATCAATCCTTTAAAATTTTGTTGGTTATCCACGACGGCTAACAATGGAAAGCCTTTAAATAATGGAAGAGTTCGTTCAAAAACTTCTTCATCATCTATCGAAAGTTCCTTGTATAAAACAATATCCCCAGCCACGTAGTTGGTTAAGAATGATTCTTTTTGCTGGTCACTTTCAAAATAAGCTCGGTAGATGATTTCTCGGGAGATCATTCCGATGAACTTCTGATCCTCAAGTACTGGCATTGCATGCAGATCATATCTGTTCAATCGCTCCAGTACTTGTTTTAGATCTTCATCTTTTTGAGTTACGTATGATTTGTGTATAGGCTTCATAATGCTTTTAACAAACATAGACCCACCCCTTAGTTTTTATCGTCTATTTAACAGATTCGACCTCAAAGGTCATTTTCCTGCTCAAGGGCACTGATTTATTTAAAGAGCAGGGATTATGGATGCCGTTCTATCTGTATTTCCTTATGGTAGATCGGGATATCTGCCCCTTCTATATGAAAAAGGCCCTCACCTCCAAAATATTCATAGGTAACTATGGCAAAAACCATAATGAAGAATATTAGTACTAAACACCTCATCCATAATTTACTGTGCTTCTGTTTACGTGTAGGACCTTGTTTGGTGTGAACCAAATATCTTGGTGGAAGCTCAAGTACGTTGACGTCTTCTTTTTCTAAAGCGTTTTGACTATCTTCCTGTTCTGCCAACTTACAAGCCAAGGCTTGATGTTCGTTCATTAGCTCCCTCATTTCCTTAAACGAATCGCCAAGGCTAGTATAAGATCTATCATAAAATGCGTCGTAATCGTAACCGGCAAGCTGTGAGTTATTTCGTACATGTAACCGATTAAAAAGCTAACACTAACAACGGAAAAGAATAATACAACTTTCGTTAAATAACGAAAATGGATGATTGCAAATACTAGGCTTGCCGTCAAGTATCCAAATTCTGTTTGAATCACTCCACGAAAAAGCATTTCTTCTGAGCATGCAATAAGCAGGGTTAACCCTATAATCTTTGTGCCAGTCTGGTTCCTAAATACCTTCTCATTAATGCCACCATCATCGTATAAACGCTGAGGCAGACTTGCCATAAATATAAAGTCAGCGAGCAGTACGCATACAGCTGGAAGAATCCCATAAAAAACCCATTCATGTACAGATAAGTGGAACAGGGATTTCCATTCACTAAAAAATGAATCGAAAAAAATCAAACTTAAGATCAGAGCAAGGAAAAATAGCATGAGCTGCGTATACACTAAGTGTTTCGTGATCTCTCGATTTGACATTTGCTTAATTAATTGTGCCTGATTAGTCAGTTGCATGGTAGGCTCCTTGATGAAAGATCTTTTCTAACCGCGACTTCCAGTCAGTAAATGTAGCAGAATAGGGTTCTATGTCTAACTCCATATCTTCCATACGAAAACCACAGTTGCTGCAACATGCTACTTCCGGAGTTCTCGTGTCAGGTTGGAAAGGAGTATAAAGCTTTTTCCTTTTACAATCTGGATGATGAAGCCAGCTCACCATTTCCTGGAGTTTTCTACTTTTATACTTCCATCTGTTTTCAAGAATCCACTGAATCTTCTCTGTCGTTTGTCCCCACTTATGTTTATCTCTAATAACAGGGCCATGATTAATTAGCTTCTCCTGCTCCAGCTGGTATTTAATAAAATTCCACTGCGTTTCAGATAACTTCAACTCCTCCGACATTTCTTCATCATTCAACTCAGTTTCCTGTTTATACACAATGTCATAGACTGAATGAAGAACACCTTCAACATCCTCTGGTTTTACCAGTTCATTCTGGATAAACATTTGAGGCAAGTGGTAATCACCAGGAGTGTACAACATCAAACTTGCACAGGGCTTCCCATCTCTTCCGGCCCGACCAATTTCCTGTATAAATGATTCCAGTTCTGTAGGGAAATGATAGTGAATTACCCGGCGAATGTTTGATTTGTCAACCCCCATGCCAAAAGCACTTGTACAACAAATTACGTCTAACTGGTCATTCATGAACTGCTGTTGTACGAGGAGCCGGTCCATTTGCTCCATACCTCCATGATAAAATGCAATTCTTTGGTCCACTTTGGTTTTCAGCTCTTCTGACACCCGTTCGGCCCACATCCGACTGGAGAAATAGATCATAGTGGGTGCTTTTTTATGTGATAATACTTGAGTGATTCGCTCTAACTTTTCTTCATGACTGCTTGTCTCTTCTACAGCAAAACTCATATTTACTTTGTCCATTGGATAGACAACTGATAACATCTCAGGCCGGACCAGCTGTTGTTTGATATCAGTTTGAACCTCAGGAGTTGCCGTGGCGCTTAGAGCCAGAACTGGAGGGTTACCAACCTGTTCAATCGACCGGCTTAGTTTTAAATAATCAGTCCTAAATTCATGACCCCATTGTGAAATGCAGTGGGCTTCGTCAATAACAAACAGGTCAATGTGCAGTTTTATCAATTGATACATAACTAACTCATTTTGCAGCATTTCAGGTGAAAGGTAAATCAACGAATATTGATCCAGGTGTTCCAAAACCACACGCTTTTCTCT
This region includes:
- a CDS encoding CPBP family intramembrane glutamic endopeptidase translates to MQLTNQAQLIKQMSNREITKHLVYTQLMLFFLALILSLIFFDSFFSEWKSLFHLSVHEWVFYGILPAVCVLLADFIFMASLPQRLYDDGGINEKVFRNQTGTKIIGLTLLIACSEEMLFRGVIQTEFGYLTASLVFAIIHFRYLTKVVLFFSVVSVSFLIGYMYEITHSLPVTITTHFMIDLILALAIRLRK
- a CDS encoding CBS domain-containing protein, producing MFVKSIMKPIHKSYVTQKDEDLKQVLERLNRYDLHAMPVLEDQKFIGMISREIIYRAYFESDQQKESFLTNYVAGDIVLYKELSIDDEEVFERTLPLFKGFPLLAVVDNQQNFKGLITRFDVIEQFESAFGAKKKGIRIAFTSEESEGRIERLGDIIKSYHENVISLATFDETDKLARRIVLKIEKRDNIEQFTKKLEKTGFRILNVKEV
- a CDS encoding RecQ family ATP-dependent DNA helicase encodes the protein MRNFNLKEKLYEHFGYLQFRQGQEEIIQQVLEGRDVLGILPTGVGKSLCFQLPSKLLSGSTVVVSPLISLMIDQVKQMKSAGFKSVVSLNSFMDHREKRVVLEHLDQYSLIYLSPEMLQNELVMYQLIKLHIDLFVIDEAHCISQWGHEFRTDYLKLSRSIEQVGNPPVLALSATATPEVQTDIKQQLVRPEMLSVVYPMDKVNMSFAVEETSSHEEKLERITQVLSHKKAPTMIYFSSRMWAERVSEELKTKVDQRIAFYHGGMEQMDRLLVQQQFMNDQLDVICCTSAFGMGVDKSNIRRVIHYHFPTELESFIQEIGRAGRDGKPCASLMLYTPGDYHLPQMFIQNELVKPEDVEGVLHSVYDIVYKQETELNDEEMSEELKLSETQWNFIKYQLEQEKLINHGPVIRDKHKWGQTTEKIQWILENRWKYKSRKLQEMVSWLHHPDCKRKKLYTPFQPDTRTPEVACCSNCGFRMEDMELDIEPYSATFTDWKSRLEKIFHQGAYHATD